GACGCGAGATTGGGTTAGCCGGCTCGGCATTCAGAACGCCACCTGTCCCTAAGGTCTCCCTCCCCCTTTGATCGAGGATTGCCGATGCCCAGGAAGCCAGCGCAGAAATACCTGCCCGAAAGTCTCTCGTTTGCGACGCTCTTCGACCCCGCGCTCGACTACGCGTACTTCGCCGGCGGGAAGAAACATGCCTTCAACCCGGCCGCGACCTGCTTTGATCTCCTCAATGCGTCATGGATGGCGGATTTCGCGCTGCTCGCATACCTCGAGGAGGCCGACGTCAGCCGGCAGCTCGAATCGGCCGGGCTCGTTCTTGAGAAGTGGCTCGACTCTAGCGAGCAAGCCGGCGAGTTCCTGGGCGGGACGCAGGGCTACATCGCTCGCGATGAGGCGAAGACCTTCCTGGTGGTGTCTTTCCGCGGCACCCAGATCCAGGAGGTCAAGGACTTGCTGGCCGACGCCGACGTCTGGCCGGAGCGCGCGGTCGGCAGTCGCGGTTCTGTCCATCGCGGCTTTCGCAGCGCGCTCAGCGAGGTCTGGGAGGATGTGGAGAGCTGTCTAGAGGAACACAGCCGCAGCGAGAGCCCGCCGTTCATATGGTTCACCGGGCACAGTCTGGGCGGTGCGCTCGCCACCCTGGCCTCGAGCCGATACCGGGGCAAGCAGGGCGTCTACACCTTTGGCTCGCCGCGTGTCGGAGACCGCGTGTATCACGATGACTACGTCGAGCAGCACTATCGATTCGTCAATCAGAACGACATCGTCACCCTCGTTCCACCGCGCGGTCCATTCAAGCACGTCGGTCAGGTCAAATACATCGCCGAGGATCCCGCGACGCCAGAGATCGGACTCATCCACGACGACCTGGGGCGATGGCGGGAGATGGTGGATCGTCTCGAGGGTGCCACTTACACTGCGAAAAGCGCCTTTCACGCGTGGCTGGACGGACGCTTCGATGGGGTGGTTCTGGACGGTCTCGTTGACCACTCGCCCGTTCACTACGCAACGAAGATCTGGAACGCCTATTTGAAAATCCGACGCTGAGGCGCGGCTGCTCACTTGCGCTGGCAACGCCTCTCCAGCTGCGAGTCCCAGATCCCCACGCAGAGCCTCAAGACGGGCGGCTGGCCACTCGCGATTCGCTCGGGCCTTTCCCAGGTCATACCGCCAAGGCTCGTCGCATTGATTGGGTTGTGGTCCGAAGAATGTGCCTTTCGAGTCCGCAGGTCTTCTCGGAGCAGGCCATCTGACCCGTTCCCTGGACTCAGTACGCGTAAGAGAGTTCGTGACTCCGTCCGCCCGGCAGTCTGCGGGTCGGAATGCGCC
The window above is part of the bacterium genome. Proteins encoded here:
- a CDS encoding lipase family protein, whose amino-acid sequence is MPRKPAQKYLPESLSFATLFDPALDYAYFAGGKKHAFNPAATCFDLLNASWMADFALLAYLEEADVSRQLESAGLVLEKWLDSSEQAGEFLGGTQGYIARDEAKTFLVVSFRGTQIQEVKDLLADADVWPERAVGSRGSVHRGFRSALSEVWEDVESCLEEHSRSESPPFIWFTGHSLGGALATLASSRYRGKQGVYTFGSPRVGDRVYHDDYVEQHYRFVNQNDIVTLVPPRGPFKHVGQVKYIAEDPATPEIGLIHDDLGRWREMVDRLEGATYTAKSAFHAWLDGRFDGVVLDGLVDHSPVHYATKIWNAYLKIRR